Proteins encoded together in one Lathamus discolor isolate bLatDis1 chromosome 3, bLatDis1.hap1, whole genome shotgun sequence window:
- the LOC136011883 gene encoding cytochrome P450 2J6-like, producing MLTISQAFVVLIIFLLIIEFFKLQKACKQFPPGPTPLPLLGNLVHLNFQFHRDLLMELAKTYGNIYTLWFGWTPVIILNGYQAVKDGMTTHPEDVAGRMVSPFFRAMAKGKGIILASGHSWKQQRRFGIMTLRNLGMGKKGLEYRVQEEASHLVEFFVNLKGRPVDPSFPLFHSISNVICALVFGYHFSDEDETFHELIRVTENLFRFGGSFVHQLYEIVPWLMCRLPGPHKKALSCYDVLSSFARKEIRRHVERGIPNEPQDFIDFYLAEMEKSKDGVKPKYDEDNLVYVINDLFLGGSETSSTTLYWGLLYMVVNPDIQEKVQKEMDTVLGPSQLICYEDRKKLPYTNAVVHEIQRFSNIVFVGMPRVCVRDTTLLGFPVKKGTIVMPNIASVLYDPEQWETPREFNPGHFLDKEGNFIPREAFLPFSAGHRVCLGEHLARTELFIFFANLLRTLTFRLPEGVTKISTEPILGGTLQPHPYRICAIPR from the exons ATGCTGACAATAAGTCAAGCTTTTGTGGTCCTGAtcatttttttgttaattattGAGTTTTTCAAACTGCAAAAGGCATGCAAGCAGTTCCCTCCTGGACCAACTCCTCTCCCGTTGCTGGGAAATTTGGTGCACCTGAACTTTCAGTTTCATCGGGATCTTCTGATGGAG CTGGCAAAAACTTATGGCAACATATATACTCTGTGGTTTGGGTGGACCCCGGTGATCATATTGAATGGGTATCAAGCAGTGAAGGATGGCATGACTACACACCCTGAGGATGTTGCTGGGCGGATGGTGTCACCTTTCTTCAGAGCAATGGCCAAAGGAAAAG GTATTATATTGGCAAGTGGTCACTcctggaagcagcagagacGCTTTGGTATAATGACGCTACGCAATctgggaatggggaaaaaaggcctGGAATATCGAGTGCAAGAGGAGGCCTCTCACCTGGTGGAGTTTTTTGTGAACTTAAAAG gaaGACCTGTGGATCCgtctttccctcttttccatTCTATTTCAAATGTAATTTGTGCTCTGGTTTTTGGATATCATTTCTCTGATGAGGATGAAACCTTCCATGAACTGATCAGAGTCACAGAGAATTTATTCAGATTTGGAGGCAGCTTTGTGCATCAG CTGTATGAAATTGTCCCCTGGCTGATGTGCCGCCTCCCTGGTCCTCATAAGAAGGCGCTGTCTTGCTATGATGTCCTAAGTTCTTTTGCAAGGAAGGAGATCAGAAGACATGTGGAGAGAGGGATTCCAAACGAACCACAGGATTTCATTGACTTTTACCTGGCTGAGATGGAGAAA TCTAAAGATGGGGTCAAGCCCAAGTATGATGAAGACAATTTGGTATATGTCATAAATGATCTTTTCCTCGGTGGATCAGAGACCTCAAGCACAACACTGTACTGGGGACTTCTCTATATGGTAGTGAATCCAGACATCCAAG AGAAAGTGCAGAAGGAGATGGATACTGTTTTGGGTCCTTCACAGTTAATCTGCTACGAGGATCGGAAAAAACTGCCTTATACAAATGCTGTGGTTCATGAGATACAACGCTTCAGCAACATTGTTTTTGTTGGCATGCCCAGAGTGTGTGTGAGGGACACAACTTTGCTAGGATTCCCTGTCAAAAAG GGCACTATTGTTATGCCAAATATAGCATCTGTTCTGTATGACCCTGAGCAATGGGAGACACCTCGAGAGTTTAACCCTGGCCACTTTCTGGATAAAGAAGGAAACTTTATACCTCGAGAAGCCTTCTTACCATTTTCAGCAG GGCACCGTGTGTGTTTGGGGGAGCATCTGGCAAGAACCgagctctttattttctttgccaaCCTGCTGCGGACACTCACCTTCCGGCTCCCTGAGGGGGTGACGAAGATCAGCACAGAGCCCATTCTGGGTGGTACGCTGCAGCCCCACCCCTACAGGATTTGTGCCATTCCACGCTAG